The bacterium genome includes the window AGCTCATGCTTCCTCCTATCAAGGGTAAGGGAGTCCGGGCCCGCTAGCGCTTGGCGTTGCCCCGGAAGCGCGGCGCCAGCCAGGCCACCAGCAGTGCCCAGATCCAGATGACGACGCCGAGCAGCAGGCCGGTGCCGATGAAGTTGAAGCTCTTCTGCGCGGCGGTGATCACCTGCTCCGGCACATGGAGCAGATAGGGCCGGTAGAAGATCCAGCCGAAGACTACGCCGAGCACCAGGCTGCCGACCAATGCCAGCAGGAGACCGACTCGCAGGCGACTCATGCTCAACCTCCGGACGAGGCGCTGGCGGATCGCTTTCAAGAGCCCGGCCCCGCCGCCATTCGGACGCCGGCCGCTGGCCACACTAGCACATTCGTCCGCTGCTTGCAGCCCAAGATGCACCGGGAAGCCCCCGCGCGCCCGCCGCTTTTTCCTGTAACTTGAATCCCGGGGCCCGTATGCTCCCCTCGTTTGGGCGCGACCCAACCGGCGCGGAAGGACAGGCATGAAGAAGAAGCTGTTCATCGGACTGGGGATCCTGCTCGTGATCGCCCTCTTCGTCGTTCTCAATCTGCAGAAGCAGAAGGGCAAGGCGACCGAGGCGCAGGTAGAGGACGTCGAGGCCCGCGACCTGACCGAGCTGGTCAGCGCCTCGGGCAAGATCCAGCCCAAGGTCTCCGTCGACGTCAGCGCCGACATCACGGGCAAGATCGTCGCCGTGGCGGTCGAGGAGGGCGACACCGTGCGGACGGGCGACCTGCTGATCCGCATCGACCCCACGCAGATCCGCGAGGCCGTGCGCAGCGCCGAGGCGCAGCACCTCTCGGCGCGGGCCAGCCTCGAGGAGGCGCGCGCGAGCCTGGAGCAGCAGCAGCTCGAATGGCAGCGCGCCCAGGGCTTGCACAGCTCGGCCAGCATGAGCGACCGCGAGTTCGAGTCCAAGCGCGCGGCCTTCAAGCTGGCCGAGGCGCGGCTCGTATCGGCCGAGCGCAGCGTCGACCAGGCGGCTGCCTACCTCGAGCAGCAGCGCGACCAGCTCGCCAAGACGGAGATCCGCGCCCCGATGGCCGGCGTCGTCGTGCGCCGCAACGCCGATCCCGGCGAGATCGCGATCCAGAGCAGCCTGAGCATCCAGGTGCTGATGGTCATCGCCGACCTGTCGGTGATGGAGGTCGAGGTCGACGTCGACGAGACGGAGATCCCGCAGGTGGCGATCGGTCAGGCGGCCGAGATCGAGATCGACGCCTTCCCCGACTCGATCTTCCCCGGCCGCGTGACCGAGATCGCCAATAGCCCGCGCAACGAGACCAGCAATCAGGGCGTGGATTTCCGCGTCGTCATCACGCTGGCCGAAGGGCTGACCGGCCTGCGTCCCGGCCTCTCGGCCACTGCCGAGATCACCACCGCCCAGCGCGACAGCGTGCTCTCGATCCCGATCCAGGCCCTCACCCTGCGCACGAAGAAGGCGCTCGAGGACGACGAGAAGCGCTTCGGCCCCCAGCTCGCCAAGGCCGGCGTCAAGACGACGCCCTTCACCTTCGGCAGTGACGTCAAGGAGCTGGAGGGCGTCTTCATCGAGGTCGACGGGCGCGCGCTCTTCCGCGCGGTCGAGACCGGCATCGCCGGCGACAAGCACTTCGAGCTGATCGAGGGCCTCGCCGAGGGCGAGAAGATCGTCGTCGGGCCGATGAAGGCCGTGCGCACGCTGCGCCACGGCGAGCGCATCAAGGCGACCGCCGCCAAGGACGAGGTCGCCGAGCGCCATGGCAACGGCGTCAGCGTTTCCGTGGAAACCGACTAGGAGCCCGCCGTGCCCCTGCTCGAGGGCATCCGGATCGCGCTCGCGGCCATTCGCGCGCACAAGCTGCGCTCGGCCCTCGTCATGCTGGGCAACATGATCGCCGTCGCGAGCATCATCGCCGTCGTCTCGATCGTCGACGGCATGAACGCCTACGTCCAGGAGAAGGTCTTCGAGCAGGCGAGCGGCCTGCTCTCGGTGCAGCGCGTGGACGAGATGAAGGTGCTCACCGACCTGGACGCATTTCTCGAGAGCATCTACAACCCTCCGCTCACGCTGGCCGACCGCGACTGGCTGCGCGAGCGCGTGGTGAACGCCTCCAACATCGGCGCGAGCCGCCAGGTACGCGAGGACGTGGCGCGCGGCGCCGAGCGCCTGCGCGGCGTGCCGATCCG containing:
- a CDS encoding efflux RND transporter periplasmic adaptor subunit, producing the protein MKKKLFIGLGILLVIALFVVLNLQKQKGKATEAQVEDVEARDLTELVSASGKIQPKVSVDVSADITGKIVAVAVEEGDTVRTGDLLIRIDPTQIREAVRSAEAQHLSARASLEEARASLEQQQLEWQRAQGLHSSASMSDREFESKRAAFKLAEARLVSAERSVDQAAAYLEQQRDQLAKTEIRAPMAGVVVRRNADPGEIAIQSSLSIQVLMVIADLSVMEVEVDVDETEIPQVAIGQAAEIEIDAFPDSIFPGRVTEIANSPRNETSNQGVDFRVVITLAEGLTGLRPGLSATAEITTAQRDSVLSIPIQALTLRTKKALEDDEKRFGPQLAKAGVKTTPFTFGSDVKELEGVFIEVDGRALFRAVETGIAGDKHFELIEGLAEGEKIVVGPMKAVRTLRHGERIKATAAKDEVAERHGNGVSVSVETD